A single genomic interval of Thermovibrio guaymasensis harbors:
- a CDS encoding nitrous oxide-stimulated promoter family protein — MSRKREKETIRKMVEIYCWKKHGSKKGELCPQCQNLLKYAYQRLDNCPFGDRKPTCKKCPIHCYSPLMKEKVREIMRFSGPRLLIYDPFGWIVHELREKLPVLKG; from the coding sequence GTGTCAAGGAAGAGAGAGAAAGAAACTATTAGGAAGATGGTTGAAATTTACTGTTGGAAGAAGCATGGAAGTAAAAAGGGGGAGCTCTGCCCTCAATGTCAAAACTTACTGAAGTACGCCTATCAAAGGTTAGATAACTGTCCCTTTGGAGATAGAAAGCCCACCTGCAAAAAGTGCCCCATCCACTGCTACAGCCCCTTAATGAAGGAGAAAGTAAGGGAGATTATGCGCTTTAGTGGACCAAGGCTTTTAATTTACGACCCTTTTGGGTGGATAGTTCATGAGCTTAGGGAGAAACTACCTGTACTAAAGGGATAG